In the Clostridiisalibacter paucivorans DSM 22131 genome, AACAGGATATATAGTATTGGATGGAATAAACCCCTCTATAAAAAGTATATTTGAAAAAATAAAAAATGAACATCCCGAGTATTTAAAAAATATAATTTCTCCAGAAGAAGCAGTATCATTAGCTACCAAAGATTCTCTATGTGTGGTGGTAGACATACATAGACCAAACTATACTGAAGCCCCTGAATTATTGGATATAATAGAGAAAAAAGTACTTATTGATCATCATAGAAGGGGAGCAGCATTTATAAAGGATCCAGTGCTTATTTATTTAGAACCTTATGCTTCATCTACATGTGAATTAGTTACTGAGATATTATATTATATGGCAGATAAGTCTAGTATAGAAAAATTTGAAGCTGAGGCTCTTTTAGCAGGAATAACTGTAGATACTAAAAGTTTCACATTTAAGACAGGAGTAAGGACCTTTGAAGCAGCTTCATTCTTGAGGAGATCTGGGGCAGATACCACTGCTGTAAGGCAATTATTTCAAGATGACTTAAATACATTTATATTAAAAGCTAATGTAGTAAAAAATGCAAAAATAATAGATAAAAGGATTGCTATTTCAACTATGGATACGGAAACAGATGATGCAATACTTATAGCTGCTCAGTCTGCAGATGATTTGCTTAATATAAGTGGAATAACTGCATCCTTTGTATTGACTATGTATGATGGTATAGTCCATATAAGTGGCAGATCTTTGGGGGATATAAATGTACAAGTTATAATGGAAAAATTAGGTGGTGGTGGACATCTAACTGTAGCAGGAGCTCAGCTAAAAGATATAGAAATCTGTAAGGCAGTAGAAATGGTTGAAGAAGTCATAAAAGAATATTTAGAGGAAGGTGATGATTAGAATGAAGGTTATTTTAATAAAAGATGTAAAAGGACTTGGAAAAAAAGGAGATGTAGTAAAGGCTAAAGATGGATATGCAAGAAATTATTTATTGCCCAAAGGTTTAGCTAAAGAGGCTACAGATGGAAACATAAAAGTTCTAAAGGAACAAAAAACTGCTAAAAAGATAAAAGAACAGGAACAGTTAAAAAAGGCTAAGGAATTATCTAAAAAGATTTCTGAAAAAGAAGTTAAAATAAAGAGTAAAGCAGGAGAAAATGGAAAGCTGTTTGGGTCCATAACTACAAAGGACATAGCAGATGCATTGAAGAAGCAACATAAAATAAAAATAGATAAAAGAAAGATTGTACTAGATAATAATATAAAGACTTTAGGGGTTACTATAGTAGAGGTAAAGGTATATCCTCAAGTGAGTGCTAAGCTAAAAGTACATGTTATGGAGCAATAATTAAAAGTATTTAGATATGGAGGTAACAATAATGGAAGGGAATCTGGACATAGGCAAGGTTCCACCCCAAAGTTTAGAGGCGGAGCAATCGGTTTTAGGTTCTATGATTTTAGACAGAGAGGCAATAGTTACTGCATCGGAAATATTAGATGCTGATGATTTTTATAGTGAAGCCCATAGGGAGATATATAGCTGTATATTGTCTTTATATAATAAAAATGAACCAGTGGACTTGATTACATTATCTGAAGAGTTGAAAAAAAGAGACACCTTGGAATCTGTTGGTGGAACTATATATTTAGCTAATCTTTCTGATAGTGTATATACTACTGCTAATATAAAACAATATTCTGAAATAGTGGAAGAGAAATCTATATTGAGAAGGCTTATCAAGGCGTCTAATGAGATAATTTCAGAGGGTTATAGTGATAGTAAGGATATAAATCTAGTAATTGATTTTGCAGAGAAAAAAATATTTGATATAACTCAAAAAAAGAGCCACGATGGATTTGCTCCTATAAAAACTGTCTTATTAGATAGTTTTAATAGAATAGAAGAATTATATGAAAGCGAAGGTGGATATACAGGACTTCCAACTGGTTTTATAGATTTAGATAATAAAACATCAGGATTACAACAATCAGACTTGATATTAGTGGCTGCTAGACCCTCTATGGGTAAGACAGCATTTGCATTAAATATAGCACAGAATACTGCGTTGAAGCAGGGAGCATCTGTTGGGATATTTAGTTTAGAGATGTCTAAAGAACAGTTGGTACATCGTATGCTTAGTGCAGAATCTCATGTGGAAATTCAAAAGATAAGAAATGGAGACTTATCTGAAGATGAATGGCCAAAATTGATAAGGTCTATGGGTCCCCTTTCACAAGCCAACATATTTATAGATGATACTCCAGGAATAACTTTAAATGAGATGAGGGCTAAATGTAGAAGATTAAAGATAGAACATGGTCTAGATTTAGTACTTATAGATTATTTGCAGCTTATGAATTCTGATAGCAGAGGAGAAAATAGGCAACAAGAGATATCTTCTATATCTAGAGGTCTAAAAGGACTTGCTAGAGAAATGGACTGTCCTGTGATGGCACTGTCTCAGTTGTCTAGGGCACCAGAACTTAGGGCTGACCATAGACCAATAATGTCAGATTTAAGAGAATCGGGAGC is a window encoding:
- the rplI gene encoding 50S ribosomal protein L9, which produces MKVILIKDVKGLGKKGDVVKAKDGYARNYLLPKGLAKEATDGNIKVLKEQKTAKKIKEQEQLKKAKELSKKISEKEVKIKSKAGENGKLFGSITTKDIADALKKQHKIKIDKRKIVLDNNIKTLGVTIVEVKVYPQVSAKLKVHVMEQ
- the dnaB gene encoding replicative DNA helicase, whose protein sequence is MEGNLDIGKVPPQSLEAEQSVLGSMILDREAIVTASEILDADDFYSEAHREIYSCILSLYNKNEPVDLITLSEELKKRDTLESVGGTIYLANLSDSVYTTANIKQYSEIVEEKSILRRLIKASNEIISEGYSDSKDINLVIDFAEKKIFDITQKKSHDGFAPIKTVLLDSFNRIEELYESEGGYTGLPTGFIDLDNKTSGLQQSDLILVAARPSMGKTAFALNIAQNTALKQGASVGIFSLEMSKEQLVHRMLSAESHVEIQKIRNGDLSEDEWPKLIRSMGPLSQANIFIDDTPGITLNEMRAKCRRLKIEHGLDLVLIDYLQLMNSDSRGENRQQEISSISRGLKGLAREMDCPVMALSQLSRAPELRADHRPIMSDLRESGAIEQDADVVLMLYRDEYYHPDSDKKNIGEVIITKQRNGPTGTVELVWMGQFTKFLSIERFRE